In Danaus plexippus chromosome 17, MEX_DaPlex, whole genome shotgun sequence, one DNA window encodes the following:
- the LOC116771096 gene encoding protein aveugle — MVEESNSNLNKSKTKTTRPKAVYLWSEADVQKWLRRHCSDYYNMYWERFHEHDITGRALVRINDNTLLRMGIINKEHREAIWREILKLRLKTDIVEIRDLERRHYYFNYDL; from the exons atggttGAGGAGTccaattcaaatttaaacaagTCCAAG aCCAAAACAACACGTCCAAAAGCCGTATACTTGTGGTCAGAAGCAGATGTTCAGAAATGGTTACGACGACATTGCAGTGACTATTACAATATGTACTGGGAGAGATTTCATGAG CACGACATCACAGGCAGGGCTTTAGTTCGGATAAATGATAACACATTACTAAGAATGGGAATCATAAATAAGGAGCATCGGGAGGCTATCTGGcgagaaatattaaagttgaGGCTTAAGACTGATATTGTAGAAATAAGGGATTTGGAACGGAGACATTACTATTTCAACTATGATTTGTGA